From one Dermatophagoides farinae isolate YC_2012a chromosome 5, ASM2471394v1, whole genome shotgun sequence genomic stretch:
- the LOC124499977 gene encoding protein diaphanous homolog 2 isoform X1, producing MMNNKKIQDSSKNLIAANSVGDHHIHRHNPHHQQQQQHQQQQQQQSKTSTKTSKTKSIQESANNAINRILNRNKSNQSQNNIESSHKKPLASTTSLISPSSNISSSHHHLNHHTHSKDSGQIFGVEDNNHHHHHQQQQQHQHHHHHHRPLNGWSNNSIVDQQQQQTYVNHQAWSSSTSSGDLIIEQPSSSYRMQSSSINGHMNNNNNKLPTGFLNELENSVRNKHQQQQQKMSSNFDTGQGNNSNKKNKRQDSTTTDIMTSNENSKTMPPSSPSTSASTPTNDENIDKLFEKLILNEYNLKEEQKNSMRSMSIDKKRLLINQKLVLDEKQTKPPQEYAKFLKDNQESIHAKELQTLIKSLRVELTCKDVSWVREFGTNQGHIYLLNILRNISHAQHHAKMQTDKKLPEFMFNIIMCIHSFMNIQVGFNQILENEQAFVILVQSLNPSCLPNMARTMELLAAVTLVEKGVERVINAFTDTAIESDREHQRFSIIIEGLKHYDDHIDVAYSAIQLINGLIFNHEDFEQRFHLRCEIYRTKDLSGKITFRDIANEMEKRLLKERPNDNEQDSVSLASTGTITGITSVNNNNNNNQNFRGATRIVIHKSPQQTFLESFQIFFNNKNEDFDEMASRFENIRIDFDNMDDCYRVLRNSVVNTPMESGLLSILQLLLFIRDDQYVRPAYYYLIEECLIQIMFHPSGVDPDFSRRSRFEMDTNFMIESIVKRFKDSEGSALSLELNQKLEDALTAKVEAEAKVEQEKKNNQELQEKLQKLQEALSKNVSFDQVESSNVPSVISPATTAGPPPPPPPPPPPPPPPGMGGPGLMPPPPPPPPPPPGMGGPIGGPPPPPPPGPPPQEFPFNIKRAKFVPKKGLKKPMWKKLQAMKVSEDSIWVQMNSDDVYMSDDIIDSLVNKFASTNVAMTHSGAKGQDADNIDRGDSQDGLIDSSSLGDAAGNHGTSGRQTPLHSRKHRQCRVLGDKTAQNLSIMLSVSKRSPEDFKSDVLSMNEDTLTESLVDQIIHYLPSAEEIKKLDEQAQHIHLDEFHPAEKFAYMLGSIKNLTNRLKSFLFKLKFNETLAEVKKDIVSYTMACEEVLTSKRFAQVIKLTLGIGNYMNAGSYNARAIGFEISFLPKLISTKTNDNKSTLLHFIAQTMEEKFPESMRFYEDLHHMDKAVRASPETIAKTLGYFRTSLRALELDLKTFKPHSNDDRFGEVMTSFRELAQEQYQLLDGMHKKMENTYVEIAKYFSFDQKQYSMEECINDIKQFKDQYFQALSQNQQHREIEEKNRRAKEAKEKAEKQRRERISHKIDLTKTDGMDQGLMEHLLNSLHTGSAFAQHKRKRTKAVTPQDRRQQLSRTRSRTSLEIRNSIGNSNNSSSSNGGGGGSEFMVVSSNNNVKY from the exons atgatgaataataaaaagattCAAGATAGTAGCAAGAATTTAATTGCTGCCAATTCTGttggtgatcatcatattcatcgtcataatccacatcatcaacaacaacagcaacatcagcagcagcagcaacaacaatcaaaaacatcGACAAAAACAtctaaaacaaaatcaatacaAGAATCGGCTAATAATGCAATC aATCGAATATTGAATCGTaataaatcgaatcaatcacAAAACAATATTGAAAGCAGCCATAAAAAACCATTGGCCAGTACTACAAGTTtaatatcaccatcatcgaatatTTCTTcaagccatcatcatttaaatcatcatactCATTCAAAAGATTCGGGTCAAATTTTTGGCGTTGAAgataacaatcatcatcatcatcatcaacaacaacaacaacatcaacatcatcatcatcatcatagaccTTTGAATGGTTGGTCAAATAATAGTAttgttgatcaacaacagcagcaaacaTATGTAAATCATCAGgcttggtcatcatcaacatcatcaggtgatttgattattgaacagccatcatcatcatatcgaatgcaatcatcatcaataaatggtcatatgaataacaataataataaattaccTACCGGTTTTTTAAACGAACTTGAGAATAGTGTACGaaataaacatcaacaacaacagcaaaaaatgTCATCTAATTTTGATACCGGTCAAGgaaataatagtaataaaaagaataaacGACAAGATTCAACCACAACCGATATAATGACATCAAacgag AATTCCAAAACGatgccaccatcatcaccgtcGACATCAGCATCGACACCAACGAACGATGAAAATATCGATAAATTATTCGAAAAACTTATTCTG AATGAATATAATCTAAAAGAGGAGCAAAAAAATAGCATGCGTTCGATGAGTATCGATAAGAAACGTTTGTTAATCAATCAGAAATTGGTTTTGGATGAAAAGCAGACAAAACCTCCTCAAGAATATGCAAAATTTCTCAAGGATAATCAAGAATCAATACATGCGAAAGAATTACAAACATTGATTAAATCATTACGCGTTGAATTGACCTGTAAAGATGTTTCATGGGTTCGAGAATTCGGCACTAATCAAGgccatatttatttattgaatattttgcGCAATATAAGCCATGCACAACATCATGCGAAAATGCAGACTGATAAAAAACTTCCAGAATTCAtgttcaatatcatcatgtgtATACATTCGTTTATGAACATTCAG GTGGGcttcaatcaaatattggaaaatgaacaaGCGTTTGTTATACTAGtacaatcattgaatccatCATGTTTACCAAATATGGCTAGAACCATGGAACTATTAGCGGCGGTCACATTAGTAGAAAAAGGTGTAGAACGTGTCATCAATGCGTTTACTGATACAGCAATCGAATCTGATCGCGAACATCAAcgtttttccatcattatcgaagGTCTTAAACATTATGATGACCATATTGATGTCGCCTATAGTGcgattcaattgatcaatggtTTGATATTTAATCATGAAGATTTTGAACAAAGATTCCATTTACGTTGCGAAATTTACCGGACCAAAGATCTTTCCGGTAAAATCACATTCCGTGATATtgcaaatgaaatggaaaaaaggtTATTAAAAGAACGACCCAACGATAATGAGCAGGATTCTGTATCATTGGCTAGTACCGGCACCATTACGGGCATCACATcagtaaataataataataacaataaccaGAATTTTCGAGGAGCTACAAGAATCGTAATACATAAGTCACCTCAACAAACTTTTTTggaatcatttcaaatatttttcaacaataaaaatgaagattTCGATGAGATGGCCTCTAGATTTGAGAACATCCGAATCGATTTCGATAATATGGATGATTGTTATAGAGTGCTGAGAAATTCGGTGGTCAATACACCCATGGAATCTGGTCTTTTATCTATACTACAGCTATTGTTATTCATACGTGATGATCAATACGTCAG GCCTGCTTATTATTACCTGATTGAAGAATGTCTCATTCAGATCATGTTTCATCCATCCGGTGTTGATCCTGATTTTAGTCGCCGATCACGATTCGAGATGGATACAAACTTTATGATCGAATCGATTGTCAAACGTTTTAAAGACAGTGAAGGTTCAGCATTGAGCttggaattgaatcaaaaactCGAAGATGCACTCACCGCTAAAGTTGAAGCTGAGGCAAAAGTTgaacaagagaaaaagaataatcaAGAATTGCAAGAAAAATTGCAAAAACTCCAGGAAGCTTTGTCGAAAAATGTTAGTTTTGACCAAGTTGAGTCATCAAATGTTCCGTCTGTGATATCTCCAGCCACAACAGCTggcccaccaccaccaccgccgccTCCCCCTCCTCCTCCTCCTCCCCCTGGAATGGGTGGTCCAGGGCTtatgccaccaccacctcctccaccgccaccacctcCAGGGATGGGAGGTCCGATTGgtggaccaccaccaccaccaccacctggACCTCCACCTCAAGaatttccattcaatatAAAACGAGCCAAATTTGTACCCAAAAAGGGTTTGAAAAAACcaatgtggaaaaaattacaagCTATGAAAGTGAGCGAAGATTCTATCTGGGTACAAATGAATTCCGATGATGTTTACATGAGCGATgacatcattgattcattagtGAATAAATTTGCCAGTACCAATGTTGCCATGACACATAGTGGTGCCAAAGGCCAAGATGCCGATAATATTGATCGTGGTGATTCACAGGATGGCTTAATCGATTCATCGAGCTTGGGCGATGCAGCAGGTAACCATGGAACAAGTGGTCGTCAAACACCGTTACATTCACGTAAACATCGTCAATGTCGTGTGCTTGGTGATAAAACTGCACAGAATCTTTCCATTATGTTAAGCGTTTCGAAACGTTCACCTGAAGATTTCAAATCTGATGTTCTATCTATGAACGAAGATACTCTTACTGAAAGTCTTGttgatcaaatcattcattatctACCATCAGCagaagaaattaaaaaattggatgaaCAAGCTCAGCATATTCATTTGGATGAATTTCATCCAGCCGAAAAGTTTGCTTATATG CTTGGATCCATCAAAAATCTCACCAACAGActgaaatcatttttatttaaattaaaattcaatgaaacatTAGCAGAAGTAAAGAAAGATATTGTTTCATATACTATGGCTTGTGAAGAAGTATTGACATCGAAACGTTTTGCACAAGTAATTAAATTGACTCTTGGAATCGGAAATTATATGAATGCCGGATCATATAATGCTCGGGCTATTGGTTTTGAAATAAGTTTCTTACCGAAAttaatatcaacaaaaactaaCGATAATAAGTCAACATTATTACATTTTATCGCACAAACGATGGAGGAAAAATTTCCCGAATCAATGCGTTTCTATGAAGATCTTCATCATATGGATAAAGCTGTTAGAg CATCACCGGAAACAATTGCCAAAACATTGGGATATTTTCGCACCAGTTTACGAGCATTAGAATTGGATCTAAAAACATTTAAACcacattcaaatgatgatcgttttgGTGAAGTAATGACATCATTCAGAGAATTAGCACAAGAACAATATCAATTATTGGATGGAATgcataaaaaaatggaaaacacTTATGTTGAAATAgctaaatatttttcatttgatcaaaaacaatattcAATGGAAGAATGTATAAATGATATTAAACAATTTAaagatcaatattttcaagcATTATCACAGAATCAACAGCATAGAGAaattgaggaaaaaaatcgtcGTGCTAAagaagcaaaagaaaaagcaGAAAAACAACGTCGTGAACGAATATCACATAAAATTGATCTAACCAAAACCGATGGAATGGATCAAGGTCTTATGGAACatttattaaattcattACATACTGGTTCAGCGTTTGCCCAACATAAACGTAAACGAACCAAAGCAGTTACACCTCAAG ATCGTCGTCAACAATTAAGTCGTACACGTTCACGTACATCATTAGAAATACGTAATTCAATTGGcaatagtaataatagtagtagtagtaatggtggtggtggtggttcagAATTTATGGTCGTTtcttccaataataatgtcaaatattga
- the LOC124499977 gene encoding protein diaphanous homolog 2 isoform X2 has protein sequence MQSSSINGHMNNNNNKLPTGFLNELENSVRNKHQQQQQKMSSNFDTGQGNNSNKKNKRQDSTTTDIMTSNENSKTMPPSSPSTSASTPTNDENIDKLFEKLILNEYNLKEEQKNSMRSMSIDKKRLLINQKLVLDEKQTKPPQEYAKFLKDNQESIHAKELQTLIKSLRVELTCKDVSWVREFGTNQGHIYLLNILRNISHAQHHAKMQTDKKLPEFMFNIIMCIHSFMNIQVGFNQILENEQAFVILVQSLNPSCLPNMARTMELLAAVTLVEKGVERVINAFTDTAIESDREHQRFSIIIEGLKHYDDHIDVAYSAIQLINGLIFNHEDFEQRFHLRCEIYRTKDLSGKITFRDIANEMEKRLLKERPNDNEQDSVSLASTGTITGITSVNNNNNNNQNFRGATRIVIHKSPQQTFLESFQIFFNNKNEDFDEMASRFENIRIDFDNMDDCYRVLRNSVVNTPMESGLLSILQLLLFIRDDQYVRPAYYYLIEECLIQIMFHPSGVDPDFSRRSRFEMDTNFMIESIVKRFKDSEGSALSLELNQKLEDALTAKVEAEAKVEQEKKNNQELQEKLQKLQEALSKNVSFDQVESSNVPSVISPATTAGPPPPPPPPPPPPPPPGMGGPGLMPPPPPPPPPPPGMGGPIGGPPPPPPPGPPPQEFPFNIKRAKFVPKKGLKKPMWKKLQAMKVSEDSIWVQMNSDDVYMSDDIIDSLVNKFASTNVAMTHSGAKGQDADNIDRGDSQDGLIDSSSLGDAAGNHGTSGRQTPLHSRKHRQCRVLGDKTAQNLSIMLSVSKRSPEDFKSDVLSMNEDTLTESLVDQIIHYLPSAEEIKKLDEQAQHIHLDEFHPAEKFAYMLGSIKNLTNRLKSFLFKLKFNETLAEVKKDIVSYTMACEEVLTSKRFAQVIKLTLGIGNYMNAGSYNARAIGFEISFLPKLISTKTNDNKSTLLHFIAQTMEEKFPESMRFYEDLHHMDKAVRASPETIAKTLGYFRTSLRALELDLKTFKPHSNDDRFGEVMTSFRELAQEQYQLLDGMHKKMENTYVEIAKYFSFDQKQYSMEECINDIKQFKDQYFQALSQNQQHREIEEKNRRAKEAKEKAEKQRRERISHKIDLTKTDGMDQGLMEHLLNSLHTGSAFAQHKRKRTKAVTPQDRRQQLSRTRSRTSLEIRNSIGNSNNSSSSNGGGGGSEFMVVSSNNNVKY, from the exons atgcaatcatcatcaataaatggtcatatgaataacaataataataaattaccTACCGGTTTTTTAAACGAACTTGAGAATAGTGTACGaaataaacatcaacaacaacagcaaaaaatgTCATCTAATTTTGATACCGGTCAAGgaaataatagtaataaaaagaataaacGACAAGATTCAACCACAACCGATATAATGACATCAAacgag AATTCCAAAACGatgccaccatcatcaccgtcGACATCAGCATCGACACCAACGAACGATGAAAATATCGATAAATTATTCGAAAAACTTATTCTG AATGAATATAATCTAAAAGAGGAGCAAAAAAATAGCATGCGTTCGATGAGTATCGATAAGAAACGTTTGTTAATCAATCAGAAATTGGTTTTGGATGAAAAGCAGACAAAACCTCCTCAAGAATATGCAAAATTTCTCAAGGATAATCAAGAATCAATACATGCGAAAGAATTACAAACATTGATTAAATCATTACGCGTTGAATTGACCTGTAAAGATGTTTCATGGGTTCGAGAATTCGGCACTAATCAAGgccatatttatttattgaatattttgcGCAATATAAGCCATGCACAACATCATGCGAAAATGCAGACTGATAAAAAACTTCCAGAATTCAtgttcaatatcatcatgtgtATACATTCGTTTATGAACATTCAG GTGGGcttcaatcaaatattggaaaatgaacaaGCGTTTGTTATACTAGtacaatcattgaatccatCATGTTTACCAAATATGGCTAGAACCATGGAACTATTAGCGGCGGTCACATTAGTAGAAAAAGGTGTAGAACGTGTCATCAATGCGTTTACTGATACAGCAATCGAATCTGATCGCGAACATCAAcgtttttccatcattatcgaagGTCTTAAACATTATGATGACCATATTGATGTCGCCTATAGTGcgattcaattgatcaatggtTTGATATTTAATCATGAAGATTTTGAACAAAGATTCCATTTACGTTGCGAAATTTACCGGACCAAAGATCTTTCCGGTAAAATCACATTCCGTGATATtgcaaatgaaatggaaaaaaggtTATTAAAAGAACGACCCAACGATAATGAGCAGGATTCTGTATCATTGGCTAGTACCGGCACCATTACGGGCATCACATcagtaaataataataataacaataaccaGAATTTTCGAGGAGCTACAAGAATCGTAATACATAAGTCACCTCAACAAACTTTTTTggaatcatttcaaatatttttcaacaataaaaatgaagattTCGATGAGATGGCCTCTAGATTTGAGAACATCCGAATCGATTTCGATAATATGGATGATTGTTATAGAGTGCTGAGAAATTCGGTGGTCAATACACCCATGGAATCTGGTCTTTTATCTATACTACAGCTATTGTTATTCATACGTGATGATCAATACGTCAG GCCTGCTTATTATTACCTGATTGAAGAATGTCTCATTCAGATCATGTTTCATCCATCCGGTGTTGATCCTGATTTTAGTCGCCGATCACGATTCGAGATGGATACAAACTTTATGATCGAATCGATTGTCAAACGTTTTAAAGACAGTGAAGGTTCAGCATTGAGCttggaattgaatcaaaaactCGAAGATGCACTCACCGCTAAAGTTGAAGCTGAGGCAAAAGTTgaacaagagaaaaagaataatcaAGAATTGCAAGAAAAATTGCAAAAACTCCAGGAAGCTTTGTCGAAAAATGTTAGTTTTGACCAAGTTGAGTCATCAAATGTTCCGTCTGTGATATCTCCAGCCACAACAGCTggcccaccaccaccaccgccgccTCCCCCTCCTCCTCCTCCTCCCCCTGGAATGGGTGGTCCAGGGCTtatgccaccaccacctcctccaccgccaccacctcCAGGGATGGGAGGTCCGATTGgtggaccaccaccaccaccaccacctggACCTCCACCTCAAGaatttccattcaatatAAAACGAGCCAAATTTGTACCCAAAAAGGGTTTGAAAAAACcaatgtggaaaaaattacaagCTATGAAAGTGAGCGAAGATTCTATCTGGGTACAAATGAATTCCGATGATGTTTACATGAGCGATgacatcattgattcattagtGAATAAATTTGCCAGTACCAATGTTGCCATGACACATAGTGGTGCCAAAGGCCAAGATGCCGATAATATTGATCGTGGTGATTCACAGGATGGCTTAATCGATTCATCGAGCTTGGGCGATGCAGCAGGTAACCATGGAACAAGTGGTCGTCAAACACCGTTACATTCACGTAAACATCGTCAATGTCGTGTGCTTGGTGATAAAACTGCACAGAATCTTTCCATTATGTTAAGCGTTTCGAAACGTTCACCTGAAGATTTCAAATCTGATGTTCTATCTATGAACGAAGATACTCTTACTGAAAGTCTTGttgatcaaatcattcattatctACCATCAGCagaagaaattaaaaaattggatgaaCAAGCTCAGCATATTCATTTGGATGAATTTCATCCAGCCGAAAAGTTTGCTTATATG CTTGGATCCATCAAAAATCTCACCAACAGActgaaatcatttttatttaaattaaaattcaatgaaacatTAGCAGAAGTAAAGAAAGATATTGTTTCATATACTATGGCTTGTGAAGAAGTATTGACATCGAAACGTTTTGCACAAGTAATTAAATTGACTCTTGGAATCGGAAATTATATGAATGCCGGATCATATAATGCTCGGGCTATTGGTTTTGAAATAAGTTTCTTACCGAAAttaatatcaacaaaaactaaCGATAATAAGTCAACATTATTACATTTTATCGCACAAACGATGGAGGAAAAATTTCCCGAATCAATGCGTTTCTATGAAGATCTTCATCATATGGATAAAGCTGTTAGAg CATCACCGGAAACAATTGCCAAAACATTGGGATATTTTCGCACCAGTTTACGAGCATTAGAATTGGATCTAAAAACATTTAAACcacattcaaatgatgatcgttttgGTGAAGTAATGACATCATTCAGAGAATTAGCACAAGAACAATATCAATTATTGGATGGAATgcataaaaaaatggaaaacacTTATGTTGAAATAgctaaatatttttcatttgatcaaaaacaatattcAATGGAAGAATGTATAAATGATATTAAACAATTTAaagatcaatattttcaagcATTATCACAGAATCAACAGCATAGAGAaattgaggaaaaaaatcgtcGTGCTAAagaagcaaaagaaaaagcaGAAAAACAACGTCGTGAACGAATATCACATAAAATTGATCTAACCAAAACCGATGGAATGGATCAAGGTCTTATGGAACatttattaaattcattACATACTGGTTCAGCGTTTGCCCAACATAAACGTAAACGAACCAAAGCAGTTACACCTCAAG ATCGTCGTCAACAATTAAGTCGTACACGTTCACGTACATCATTAGAAATACGTAATTCAATTGGcaatagtaataatagtagtagtagtaatggtggtggtggtggttcagAATTTATGGTCGTTtcttccaataataatgtcaaatattga